One segment of Thermoanaerobaculia bacterium DNA contains the following:
- a CDS encoding YciI family protein, whose amino-acid sequence MKYLLLIYDEESRWQQLSEAERETSLGEYFQLSRDLVAAGKLHGGEELQPVASASTLRVRGGRAVVSDGPFAEAREQLGGFYLVDAVDLDDAIAIAARIPAARTGAIEVRPVVPHEMPAAPE is encoded by the coding sequence ATGAAATACCTGCTTCTGATCTACGACGAAGAAAGCCGCTGGCAGCAGCTCTCGGAAGCCGAACGGGAGACGTCGCTCGGCGAGTACTTCCAACTCTCGCGCGATCTTGTCGCCGCGGGCAAACTCCACGGCGGAGAAGAGTTGCAGCCGGTCGCCAGCGCCTCGACGCTGCGGGTGCGCGGTGGCCGCGCGGTGGTCAGCGACGGGCCCTTCGCCGAGGCGCGCGAGCAGTTGGGCGGCTTCTACCTCGTCGACGCCGTCGACCTCGACGACGCGATCGCGATCGCCGCCCGCATCCCGGCCGCTCGGACCGGAGCGATCGAGGTGCGGCCCGTGGTGCCGCACGAGATGCCGGCGGCTCCGGAATGA